The following proteins are co-located in the Sulfurospirillum deleyianum DSM 6946 genome:
- a CDS encoding c-type cytochrome codes for MKRFFGLIFITTTLSASNLGETLFQGNCVTCHAIQKANSAPSIQAIQTRYKEKFPTKEDFVSFMAQWILKPNAKTALMPEAIAQYELMPILGYDKESLEEIARYLYDATWQP; via the coding sequence ATGAAACGATTCTTTGGACTTATTTTTATCACAACAACCCTTAGTGCCTCAAACCTTGGAGAAACGCTCTTTCAGGGCAACTGTGTCACCTGTCATGCTATCCAAAAGGCAAACTCAGCCCCTTCAATTCAAGCCATACAAACCCGTTACAAAGAGAAGTTTCCCACAAAAGAAGACTTTGTCTCTTTTATGGCGCAATGGATTTTAAAACCCAATGCCAAAACAGCTTTAATGCCTGAAGCCATTGCTCAGTATGAGCTTATGCCCATTTTAGGCTATGACAAGGAGAGCTTAGAAGAGATTGCCCGTTACCTTTATGATGCGACATGGCAACCTTGA